The sequence TATCCAGCTTAAGTAAACCTGCTTCGTGTGGCTGATCGGTTAGCTTAACGTTCTCATATTCTCCGCTTCCCCAATTCTCAATAGCCAAATTAACCATGGTATCTACTCTTAATGAATCATCGGCATAAGGCCCGAAATTATACGCCTGTGAAAATTCGCGGGGGGTTTGTGTAAGTTTATCCCCCAATAATAGATAGCCTACCAGTGGCTCCAGCACATGTTGCCATGGCCTGATGGAATTAGGGTTACGTACAACTATTTTTTGATTGCTACCCAGCGCTCTGGCAATATCGGGCATTAACCTATCGGCCGACCAATCACCACCACCTATTACATTACCCGCACGGCCTACTGCTATTGTTTTTTTATGCTTTTCAAGATCATTTACATTAAAAAATGAGTTACGGTAAGAATCTATCAATATTTCCGCACATGCTTTACTTGAACTGTACGGGTCATAACCTCCAAGGCGATCATTTTCACGATATGGATAAACCCATTCATAATTATGATAAACTTTATCAGTAGTTATGATTATGGTTTTACACTCTTTATCTAAAAGTTTTACCGCGTCTAATACATTGGCAGTCCCTATAACATTAACTTCAAAGGTTTCGGCCGGAATATGGTACGACAACCTAACCAGCGGCTGAGCTGCCAAATGAAATACAAAATCGGGCTGAAAGTTTAATACTTCTTTCTGCAATTTCTTTGCATCCCTGATATCGGCTATTACAGACCGGCAAATATTA comes from Mucilaginibacter mali and encodes:
- the rfbG gene encoding CDP-glucose 4,6-dehydratase; this translates as MIQLLKSTYQGKKVFVTGHTGFKGSWLLKILSLLQANVKGYALAPQNEDDLFNLIDGNNICRSVIADIRDAKKLQKEVLNFQPDFVFHLAAQPLVRLSYHIPAETFEVNVIGTANVLDAVKLLDKECKTIIITTDKVYHNYEWVYPYRENDRLGGYDPYSSSKACAEILIDSYRNSFFNVNDLEKHKKTIAVGRAGNVIGGGDWSADRLMPDIARALGSNQKIVVRNPNSIRPWQHVLEPLVGYLLLGDKLTQTPREFSQAYNFGPYADDSLRVDTMVNLAIENWGSGEYENVKLTDQPHEAGLLKLDISKAIQQIGWKPRLNAATAVNYTISWYKHYYDQKTTINNFTENQILDFIASK